A genomic region of Ornithorhynchus anatinus isolate Pmale09 chromosome 7, mOrnAna1.pri.v4, whole genome shotgun sequence contains the following coding sequences:
- the G0S2 gene encoding G0/G1 switch protein 2 → METMQELIPFAKEMMTQKPNGKLAKLYLVGSVLAFFGVVIGLVETVCSPFTARVWPRKEEEEEEEAAAAAPAVAQRAAKIQAQKQRELIWEKAKLQPQAVGGRSLTNRLHAS, encoded by the coding sequence ATGGAAACCATGCAAGAGCTGATCCCCTTCGCTAAGGAGATGATGACCCAGAAGCCCAACGGAAAGCTAGCGAAGCTGTACTTGGTGGGCAGCGTGCTGGCCTTCTTTGGGGTCGTGATCGGCCTGGTGGAGACCGTGTGCAGCCCCTTCACCGCCAGAGTCTGGCcgcggaaggaagaggaggaggaggaggaggcggcagcgGCAGCCCCGGCCGTGGCTCAGCGAGCCGCCAAGATCCAAgcacagaagcagagggagctCATCTGGGAGAAGGCCAAACTGCAGCCGCAGGCTGTGGGGGGCAGGAGCCTGACCAACAGGCTGCATGCGTCCTAG